One Hoplias malabaricus isolate fHopMal1 chromosome 12, fHopMal1.hap1, whole genome shotgun sequence genomic window, GGGTTCTTCAGTCTCTCGGAACGAGGTGCTGTGAACAATCTGGGTCCTGACCCTACTCCTGTTTAGCTTGATCCTCCCAATGGAGGGCTTCCGGTAAAGAGACTTGGGCTTGGCTTGGCTTTCTCTAGCAGATTCCTCAGGAAGATTTCTGAGTTTTATTGGGTTAAGGTTGGACTGGAGAACCTTTGAAAATCTCCAACGTCCTTCTCCAGCACCACcttctgtgttctctgtgtccaaATCCCCGCAAGCGCCTACAATTTCTAGGACGTTTTCAGCCAAACTGGGATTGAGATACTGTGAAGGTTTCTTCCCACTGTAATCCCTCACCTCTATGTCTGCATCATAAGCTCCAACCAGCAGCTTCATAACTTCTATGTGGTTGTGCATGGCCGCCAAGTGTAGAGGAGTGTATCCAGCACTGGAGCGAGTGTTTATATTGAATGCTACCGAATTCTGCTGGGCAAAAGTGACCAACAACGCTAGCAACTCATGCTTTCCTTGCTTGGCTGCCCAATGCAGGCATGTGAACCCTGTCACAAAGTCCTTCTTGGCCACAAGACCTGGCTCACTCACTAACAACCTCTGGAGACTGTCCCATTCCCCATCGCTGGCACACATCATCCACTCATGCTCAAGAGGGTCAAGAGTCACCGAGGTGCATTCTTCTTCAACAGAGGCAGAATCTCCTTCACTTTTCACAGAGCCTTGACGTTGCATAATCTGTCCTTGTGAGCTCTTGCGCATCAGATTGCGGCGCACTTGTGGCGAGCTGCTCATCATGAGTTCGACAAAACTCCTTCTGCTGCCTCTAGGGGTCCCCATCTCTGGGTTTAGGGAGTCTGCTTCTTCTGACGTGGATGAGAGACTTCGTTGAGATCCTCTAGAGGTTCTTCTTCGAGCTGCAAAACTCCTGCAAGGTTGAGCTACATCTGTGAATGATTTTCCCATAGTAGACCCTTCCTTTTCAACTTGGTCTATGTTTTTGGAGACCTCGTTTCCAGGATGTTTACTAATGCCTTCTTCTTTAATACCATTTTCATGTCCTAAATTTTCTTGGACATGCAAATTCTGTCCAAAGCAACATTCGCCTTCCAGTGCATTGGGAACTTCAACCAAATCAATATCAGACAAATCCATGCCACTGTCTTCATTTTCCTGCCTTAAATGTGATGCCGCCTCTCCTCTTGACCCAATCTCTGAAGAATCTAGGTCACCTCCATGACCCTCTCCGTCTTTTATCGTTTTCATTTCCATATATTTCTTCTTCAAGCACACCATTGTGTCTCCATTCTCCTGTTTAACGTAGGCAATGTTGTCTACGATCCTGTTAAAAGTCTCCCTCACCACAGTCCTGTCCTTTTCTGCTCTTCCGGAGTGGAAGACTTTAAAATGATCTGTCAACTCCTTATTCCTCACACACCCACCTTTTTCAATTAGGAACTTCAGCACTGACCCCTGGCTGCACTCCTCTGTCATTGTGGTAGGAGAAATTGTAGGTAATATGGATAAAATCCTTTATTTATCGCATCTTCTCCCCGT contains:
- the sowahca gene encoding ankyrin repeat domain-containing protein SOWAHC, producing MTEECSQGSVLKFLIEKGGCVRNKELTDHFKVFHSGRAEKDRTVVRETFNRIVDNIAYVKQENGDTMVCLKKKYMEMKTIKDGEGHGGDLDSSEIGSRGEAASHLRQENEDSGMDLSDIDLVEVPNALEGECCFGQNLHVQENLGHENGIKEEGISKHPGNEVSKNIDQVEKEGSTMGKSFTDVAQPCRSFAARRRTSRGSQRSLSSTSEEADSLNPEMGTPRGSRRSFVELMMSSSPQVRRNLMRKSSQGQIMQRQGSVKSEGDSASVEEECTSVTLDPLEHEWMMCASDGEWDSLQRLLVSEPGLVAKKDFVTGFTCLHWAAKQGKHELLALLVTFAQQNSVAFNINTRSSAGYTPLHLAAMHNHIEVMKLLVGAYDADIEVRDYSGKKPSQYLNPSLAENVLEIVGACGDLDTENTEGGAGEGRWRFSKVLQSNLNPIKLRNLPEESARESQAKPKSLYRKPSIGRIKLNRSRVRTQIVHSTSFRETEEPDGSLKSPAKSRPISNLFG